In one Agelaius phoeniceus isolate bAgePho1 chromosome 21, bAgePho1.hap1, whole genome shotgun sequence genomic region, the following are encoded:
- the LRRC8A gene encoding volume-regulated anion channel subunit LRRC8A — protein MIPVTELRYFADTQPAYRILKPWWDVFTDYISIVMLMIAVFGGTLQVTQDKMICLPCKWVTKDSCNDSVRGWTVAAPERPYYNTSLVPSADSGPTGIRYDLDRHQYNYVDAVCYENRLHWFAKYFPYLVLLHTLIFLACSNFWFKFPRTSSKLEHFVSILLKCFDSPWTTRALSETVVEESDTKPAFGKMNGSMDKKSSTVSEDVEATVPMLQRTKSRIEQGIVDRSETGVLDKKEGEQAKALFEKVKKFRTHVEEGDIVYRLYMRQTIIKVIKFILIICYTVYYVNNITFDVDCKVDIESLTGYRMYRCAHPLATLFKILASFYISLVIFYGLICMYTLWWMLRRSLKKYSFESIREESSYSDIPDVKNDFAFMLHLIDQYDPLYSKRFAVFLSEVSENKLRQLNLNNEWTLEKLRQRITKNSQDKLELHLFMLSGIPDTVFDLIELEVLKLELIPDVTIPPSIAQLTSLKELWLYHTAAKIEAPALAFLRENLKSLHIKFTDIKEIPLWIYSLKTLEELHLTGNLSAENNRYIVIDGLRELKRLKVLRMKSNLTKLPQVVTDVGVHLQKLSINNEGTKLIVLNSLKKMVNLTELELIRCDLERIPHSIFSLHNLQEIDLKDNNLKTIEEIISFQHLHRLTCLKLWYNHIAYIPMQIGNLTNLERLYLNRNKIEKIPTQLFYCRKLRYLDLSHNNLTFIPPDVGLLQNLQNLAVTANRIESLPPELFQCRKLRTLNLGNNVLQSLPSRVGELTNLSQIELRGNRLECLPVELGECPLLKRSGLVVEEDLFNTLPLEVKERLWRADKEQA, from the exons ATGATTCCAGTCACCGAGCTGCGCTACTTCGCTGACACTCAGCCAGCCTATCGCATCCTGAAGCCGTGGTGGGACGTCTTCACGGACTACATCTCCATCGTCATGCTGATGATCGCCGTGTTTGGAGGGACGCTCCAGGTCACCCAGGACAAAATGATTTGTTTGCCCTGTAAATGGGTTACCAAGGACTCCTGCAATGACTCTGTCAGGGGATGGACGGTGGCAGCCCCGGAGCGTCCCTACTACAACACCAGTCTTGTTCCCTCTGCTGACTCGGGGCCTACAGGGATCCGATACGATCTGGACCGGCACCAGTACAACTACGTGGATGCGGTGTGTTACGAGAACCGTCTTCACTGGTTTGCCAAGTATTTTCCTTATCTGGTGCTGCTACATACCCTCATCTTTCTGGCTTGTAGCAACTTCTGGTTCAAGTTCCCAAGGACCAGCTCCAAGCTGGAGCATTTTGTGTCTATTTTGCTTAAGTGTTTTGACTCTCCATGGACAACGAGAGCATTGTCTGAGACGGTGGTGGAAGAGAGCGATACCAAACCAGCGTTTGGAAAAATGAATGGTTCCATGGACAAGAAATCGTCCACGGTCAGTGAGGATGTGGAAGCCACTGTTCCCATGCTGCAGAGAACAAAGTCTCGAATTGAGCAAGGGATTGTGGACAGGTCTGAGACTGGTGTCTTGGACAAAAAGGAAGGTGAGCAAGCCAAAGCACTCTTTGAGAAAGTGAAAAAGTTCCGTACTCATGTGGAAGAGGGAGACATAGTTTATCGCCTGTACATGAGACAGACCATAATCAAAGTAATCAAGTTCATTCTGATAATTTGCTATACTGTGTACTATGTCAACAACATAACGTTTGATGTAGACTGTAAAGTGGACATTGAGAGCTTGACTGGCTACAGGATGTACCGCTGTGCTCATCCTTTGGCCACTCTCTTCAAAATCTTGGCTTCTTTCTACATCAGTCTGGTGATTTTCTATGGTTTGATCTGCATGTACACACTGTGGTGGATGTTGAGGCGGTCGCTCAAGAAATACTCCTTTGAGTCCATCCGGGAGGAGAGCAGTTACAGTGACATTCCTGATGTGAAAAATGACTTTGCTTTTATGCTCCATCTGATTGATCAGTACGACCCCCTCTACTCCAAGCGCTTTGCTGTCTTTCTGTCAGAGGTGAGTGAGAACAAATTGCGGCAGCTGAACCTCAACAATGAGTGGACTTTGGAGAAACTACGCCAGAGGATCACCAAAAACTCTCAGGATAAGCTGGAATTGCATCTTTTCATGTTGAGTGGCATTCCTGACACAGTCTTTGACCTCATTGAGTTGGAGGTCTTGAAGCTGGAGCTTATCCCTGATGTCACTATTCCCCCCAGCATTGCTCAGCTCACCAGCCTTAAGGAACTGTGGCTCTACCACACAGCTGCCAAAATCGAGGCCCCAGCCCTTGCCTTCTTGAGGGAGAATTTGAAATCACTCCACATCAAGTTCACAGACATTAAGGAGATTCCTCTTTGGATTTATAGCCTGAAGACACTAGAGGAGCTTCACCTGACAGGGAATTTGAGCGCTGAAAACAACCGATACATTGTGATAGATGGACTGAGGGAGCTGAAGAGGCTGAAGGTGTTGAGGATGAAGAGTAACCTCACCAAGCTGCCACAGGTGGTGACAGATGTTGGTGTCCATCTTCAGAAGCTTTCCATCAACAATGAGGGCACCAAGCTCATTGTCCTCAACAGCCTTAAGAAGATGGTCAACCTGACAGAGCTTGAGCTGATCCGATGTGACTTGGAACGCATTCCTCACTCCATCTTTAGCCTCCACAATTTGCAGGAAATAGACCTGAAGGACAACAACCTCAAAACTATTGAGGAAATCATCAGCTTCCAGCACTTACATCGTCTCACTTGCCTTAAATTGTGGTACAACCACATTGCCTACATCCCCATGCAGATAGGCAACCTGACCAACTTGGAGCGCCTTTACCTGAACCGTAACAAGATAGAGAAGATCCCTACTCAGCTCTTCTATTGCCGGAAACTTCGGTACTTGGATCTCAGCCACAACAACTTAACGTTCATACCACCAGATGTTGGACTTCTTCAAAACCTGCAGAATCTGGCTGTGACAGCCAACAGG attgagAGTCTCCCAccagagctgttccagtgcaGGAAGCTGAGAACCTTGAACCTGGGGAACAACGTGCTGCAGTCGCTGCCCTCGCGCGTGGGAGAGCTGACCAACCTGTCGCAGATCGAGCTGCGAGGGAACCGCCTGGAGTGCCTGCCCGTGGAGCTGGGGGAGTGCCCGCTGCTCAAACGCAGTGGGCTCGTGGTGGAGGAGGACCTGTTCAACACCCTGCCCTTGGAAGTCAAGGAGCGCCTGTGGAGGGCAGACAAAGAGCAAGCTTGA